The Oceanisphaera avium genome includes a region encoding these proteins:
- a CDS encoding SPOR domain-containing protein — translation MATQFQQRLIGTVILVAIGVIFLPDLLSGKKQLVPDEAVTIPLRPELAAPLPAITPPPRPGTEAAGRAAEAAAQVAAATEQLAAQQAAEPAQPTAKPEAKPEVWTIEQTQEAAPVAPKPAPAASQEKPQPAPKAMEQTTTQPKLSAGQVQQIEPKAAPKTSEPKPAAATQGQFIVQLGAFKNAANVNALVQKLKAAGYNAQTTPSPAREGEINRVWIGPDSKARLEQQLPALQRLTGLSGSVRAK, via the coding sequence TTGGCTACACAATTTCAGCAGCGATTAATTGGTACCGTGATCTTGGTAGCCATAGGCGTGATATTTTTACCCGACTTGCTTAGTGGTAAAAAGCAGCTCGTGCCTGATGAAGCGGTCACGATTCCGCTGCGCCCTGAATTAGCCGCGCCTTTACCCGCGATTACTCCGCCGCCGCGCCCCGGCACTGAGGCCGCAGGGCGTGCTGCAGAAGCCGCAGCTCAAGTGGCAGCAGCAACTGAACAGCTTGCGGCTCAGCAAGCAGCCGAGCCAGCTCAACCTACAGCAAAGCCCGAAGCTAAACCTGAGGTGTGGACGATTGAACAAACTCAAGAAGCCGCACCGGTTGCACCTAAGCCTGCCCCCGCTGCGTCCCAAGAAAAGCCTCAACCTGCGCCTAAGGCCATGGAGCAAACCACAACCCAACCTAAATTAAGTGCCGGCCAAGTTCAGCAAATTGAACCTAAAGCGGCGCCCAAAACGAGTGAGCCTAAGCCAGCGGCGGCGACGCAAGGTCAGTTTATCGTGCAGTTAGGTGCGTTTAAGAATGCGGCAAACGTGAATGCCTTAGTACAAAAACTAAAAGCGGCCGGCTATAACGCCCAAACCACGCCAAGCCCTGCGCGAGAGGGCGAGATTAATCGGGTGTGGATTGGGCCAGATAGTAAAGCGCGCTTAGAGCAACAATTACCCGCACTCCAACGCTTAACTGGCTTAAGTGGTAGTGTGAGAGCTAAGTAA
- the accD gene encoding acetyl-CoA carboxylase, carboxyltransferase subunit beta produces MSWLDKILPKNKNIGVRRQNIPEGVWSKCSSCEQVLYRAELDRHLEVCPKCDHHMRIGARLRLDKFLDTENRVELGEEFEPQDVLKFKDSKRYKDRISAAQKSSNEKDALVAMTGTLKGIPVAVCAFEFSFMGGSMASVVGARFIAAVNACIEERRALICFSASGGARMQEALFSLMQMAKTSAALNRLSQAGLPYISVLTDPTMGGVSASLAMLGDINVAEPKALIGFAGPRVIEQTVREKLPEGFQRSEFLLEHGAIDMIIDRREMRDKVAGVVGKLMNVEPSEPSPVDHEQVGA; encoded by the coding sequence ATGAGTTGGCTAGATAAAATTCTTCCTAAGAATAAAAACATCGGTGTACGTCGTCAAAACATCCCAGAAGGGGTATGGAGTAAGTGCTCCAGCTGTGAGCAGGTCTTATATCGTGCCGAGCTCGACCGTCATTTAGAAGTGTGCCCAAAGTGTGATCACCATATGCGCATTGGCGCGCGCTTGCGCTTAGATAAATTTTTAGATACTGAAAATCGTGTGGAGCTGGGCGAAGAGTTTGAGCCACAAGATGTATTGAAATTTAAAGACTCCAAGCGCTATAAAGACCGAATTAGTGCGGCTCAAAAATCCAGTAATGAAAAAGATGCCCTGGTTGCCATGACCGGTACCTTAAAGGGGATTCCCGTCGCCGTGTGCGCCTTTGAGTTCTCATTTATGGGTGGCTCTATGGCGTCAGTGGTGGGGGCGCGCTTTATTGCCGCAGTAAATGCTTGTATTGAAGAGCGTCGCGCACTGATCTGTTTTTCTGCCTCAGGTGGTGCTCGCATGCAAGAAGCCTTGTTTTCTTTGATGCAAATGGCTAAAACCAGTGCCGCCCTTAATCGCTTATCACAAGCAGGCTTGCCTTATATCTCGGTATTAACTGACCCCACCATGGGCGGTGTGTCTGCCAGTCTTGCCATGTTAGGTGATATTAATGTGGCTGAGCCAAAGGCATTAATCGGCTTTGCTGGCCCGCGCGTTATTGAGCAAACGGTGCGTGAAAAGCTCCCTGAGGGCTTTCAGCGCAGCGAGTTTTTGTTAGAGCATGGTGCTATTGATATGATCATTGATCGCCGTGAAATGCGCGATAAAGTTGCCGGAGTAGTTGGCAAACTGATGAACGTCGAGCCCAGCGAGCCATCCCCTGTGGATCATGAGCAGGTTGGTGCATAA
- a CDS encoding FimV/HubP family polar landmark protein, translated as MKRLKPYLGVGIAAWVASASLVMAQEDFYIELRGPEGQSSAQTRQAPAARPVQQVAPAQASRPIQQIGSAQTTSGRYGPIRSTDTLWTIAEKYTRSPVTVQQTMVALYHLNPRSFVRGNINNLQRGAYLRLPTESQARQRSAGEAQAEFGRLTRQGNRRVTQAATAPKPVLAATSQPKTGVTAPKPAAATPAAPKASTKAAPNVAQPPKNEPAVASNGLSEPKAAAKPTVTPAPSAVTESESVEPASPATTPQSVEEAQLTRLQLQLMDELREQVSMSNEQLANLSDNNQALRQHLAQLTAEVAALKASAETPTAPEAEPEEEGWFKELLNNPLNLALLLILPALLLLALFTLWWRNREKRDLVEQEQALAETSILMEEDKDEFSDLFSSEPEETLLNEQEETIEPAPIAEQNIDEDAFARFLEEQQQLEEVEAEQQVPAPPAEPEVEPEAEPNEGPLEDTLFDDEASFTSSDDALSNEELDDLFSMTATQDDIGLTADEQALSEEDTASEASVEDAFAEQDLFAVDPQASDADSEELASDWLNGPLSPEQLAAAGLSEVAPSESELKTPVTAAQTEQASDEADTPPARLMDDWPEPVAEAEPEDTVEPYVSVDELMADAERGEGPEPDLERSLNLELDDYANVMGQGQNVDIDIDEGGVSSQLDLARAYLEIDDADSARDLLNQALERGNAEQQRDAKKLLQRLDKRA; from the coding sequence ATGAAACGACTCAAACCCTATCTTGGTGTGGGCATTGCGGCTTGGGTAGCCAGCGCGTCTTTGGTCATGGCTCAAGAAGATTTTTATATTGAGCTTAGGGGCCCAGAAGGCCAGTCTAGCGCGCAAACTCGCCAAGCGCCCGCTGCTCGCCCAGTACAGCAAGTGGCTCCTGCTCAAGCAAGCCGACCTATTCAACAAATTGGCAGTGCGCAAACCACCAGTGGACGTTATGGGCCTATTCGTAGTACCGACACCTTATGGACCATAGCGGAAAAATATACCCGTTCCCCGGTGACAGTACAGCAAACCATGGTGGCCTTATATCATCTTAATCCGCGCTCTTTTGTACGCGGTAATATTAATAACCTTCAGCGCGGTGCTTATTTACGTTTGCCTACCGAAAGCCAAGCTCGCCAGCGCTCAGCAGGGGAGGCACAAGCGGAATTTGGCCGCTTAACTCGCCAAGGTAATCGCCGTGTTACCCAGGCTGCAACCGCGCCTAAGCCGGTGCTAGCAGCCACCTCACAACCAAAAACTGGGGTGACTGCTCCTAAACCGGCCGCTGCGACGCCTGCAGCACCTAAAGCATCTACTAAAGCTGCGCCCAACGTGGCGCAACCACCGAAAAATGAGCCAGCGGTGGCCAGTAATGGGCTGAGTGAGCCAAAAGCTGCGGCTAAGCCTACTGTTACGCCAGCGCCTAGCGCGGTGACTGAGTCTGAGAGTGTCGAGCCGGCGAGTCCTGCGACAACGCCGCAAAGTGTCGAAGAGGCCCAGCTTACTCGCTTACAATTACAGCTAATGGATGAGCTGCGTGAGCAAGTGTCTATGTCTAATGAGCAGCTGGCTAATTTATCCGATAACAATCAAGCGTTGCGCCAGCACTTAGCGCAATTAACAGCCGAGGTGGCAGCACTTAAAGCCAGTGCTGAGACTCCTACAGCGCCAGAAGCAGAGCCTGAGGAGGAGGGCTGGTTTAAAGAGCTACTGAATAACCCGCTTAACCTGGCATTGTTATTAATATTACCGGCATTATTGTTGTTAGCGTTATTTACGCTGTGGTGGCGTAATCGCGAGAAGCGTGACTTAGTTGAGCAAGAACAAGCCTTAGCTGAAACCAGCATTTTAATGGAAGAAGATAAGGACGAGTTTTCTGACTTATTTAGCTCAGAGCCAGAAGAAACACTGCTTAATGAACAAGAAGAAACGATTGAGCCAGCACCTATTGCTGAGCAAAATATTGATGAAGATGCCTTTGCGCGCTTCTTAGAAGAGCAACAGCAACTGGAAGAAGTAGAAGCTGAACAACAAGTACCTGCGCCCCCTGCTGAGCCAGAAGTTGAGCCAGAAGCTGAGCCAAATGAAGGCCCCCTAGAAGATACTTTATTTGATGATGAAGCCTCATTCACAAGCTCTGATGATGCACTAAGTAATGAAGAGCTTGATGATCTGTTTAGCATGACCGCCACTCAAGACGATATTGGCTTAACTGCTGATGAACAGGCGTTGTCAGAAGAAGATACCGCGTCTGAGGCCAGTGTTGAGGACGCTTTTGCTGAACAAGACTTGTTTGCTGTAGACCCCCAAGCCAGCGACGCTGACAGCGAGGAGTTAGCAAGTGATTGGCTAAATGGTCCCTTATCGCCTGAGCAATTAGCGGCGGCGGGCTTAAGTGAAGTGGCACCCAGCGAGTCTGAGCTTAAGACACCGGTGACGGCCGCGCAAACTGAACAAGCCAGTGATGAGGCCGATACGCCGCCTGCGCGCTTAATGGATGACTGGCCAGAGCCCGTCGCCGAGGCTGAGCCTGAAGACACTGTTGAGCCCTATGTCTCAGTAGATGAGTTAATGGCTGATGCAGAACGCGGCGAGGGACCTGAGCCTGACTTGGAGCGGTCTTTAAATCTAGAGCTTGATGACTATGCCAATGTCATGGGGCAAGGGCAAAATGTAGATATCGATATTGATGAGGGCGGCGTAAGTAGTCAATTAGACTTAGCGCGTGCTTATCTGGAAATTGATGATGCCGACAGTGCCCGTGACTTGCTTAACCAAGCGCTAGAGCGAGGTAACGCCGAACAGCAGCGCGATGCGAAGAAGCTTTTACAACGCTTAGATAAGCGCGCTTAA
- a CDS encoding NADPH-dependent 2,4-dienoyl-CoA reductase: MTHYPHLFTPLDLGFTQLKNRLIMGSMHTGLEEERGGFHKLAAFYGERAKGGVGLIITGGIAPNFRGRLQPRASQLSYAWQLKRHQLLTQAAHEGGAKIALQILHAGRYGFHPLVVAPSALACAITPFAPSAMSQRQIKRCINDFAHTAWLSQQAGYDGVEIMGSEGYLINQFICARTNQRQDDWGGDAHRRQRFAVEIVRAVRAKVGEHFIIIFRLSMLDLVELGSTLSEVIELAQALEDAGVTMINTGIGWHEARVPTIATSVPRAAFTWVTARVKQSLTVPVVATNRINTPEIAEHILATKQADLVCMARPFLADAHFVNKAASGQSERINTCIACNQACLDQVFAQKRASCLVNPRACYETELIITPALAPKKLAVVGAGMAGLSFACHAAERGHNVTLFEATDKIGGQFNLAKHIPGKAEFAQTLRYFSHHLVDTGVTLCLNTLAELDALSGFDEVILASGITPRTITLEGHAHSKVATYIEVLTGQVKVGEKVAIIGAGGIGFDVAQWLVMEEEQTLEQWQAQWGIDSQYRHAGGLTEPRLARPKRQVWLLQRKEGKPGKRLGKTTGWIHRASLRQHQVKMWAGVTYHKVDDAGLHVEYQGQKLCLAVDNVIICAGQIPNRALLAPLQAKGMSTHLIGGADVATELDAKRAIAQGLALALKI; the protein is encoded by the coding sequence ATGACTCACTATCCGCATTTGTTTACTCCTTTGGATTTAGGATTTACCCAGCTAAAAAATCGGCTGATCATGGGCTCGATGCACACCGGACTTGAAGAAGAGCGTGGCGGCTTTCATAAACTGGCGGCTTTTTATGGCGAGCGTGCAAAAGGGGGGGTGGGCTTAATTATTACAGGCGGCATAGCGCCTAATTTTCGAGGTCGCTTGCAGCCAAGAGCCAGCCAGCTTAGTTATGCGTGGCAACTAAAACGCCATCAACTCCTTACCCAAGCCGCGCATGAGGGCGGCGCTAAAATTGCGCTACAAATTTTGCATGCAGGGCGCTATGGCTTTCATCCTTTAGTGGTGGCGCCCAGTGCACTCGCCTGCGCTATTACTCCATTTGCGCCCAGCGCCATGTCTCAGCGCCAAATTAAGCGTTGTATTAATGACTTTGCTCACACTGCCTGGTTGTCGCAACAGGCCGGTTACGATGGCGTGGAGATCATGGGCTCAGAGGGCTATTTAATTAATCAATTTATATGTGCTAGGACGAATCAGCGCCAAGATGACTGGGGAGGCGATGCGCACCGGCGCCAGCGTTTTGCTGTGGAGATAGTCAGGGCGGTGCGCGCTAAGGTGGGTGAGCATTTTATTATTATTTTTCGCTTATCCATGTTGGACTTAGTGGAGTTGGGTTCAACCTTGAGTGAGGTGATTGAGCTGGCTCAAGCGTTAGAAGACGCCGGCGTGACTATGATTAATACCGGTATTGGTTGGCATGAGGCTCGCGTACCCACCATTGCTACCAGTGTGCCAAGAGCGGCGTTTACTTGGGTGACAGCCCGGGTAAAACAAAGTTTAACCGTGCCGGTTGTGGCAACAAATCGCATTAATACCCCCGAGATTGCCGAGCATATTTTAGCCACTAAACAAGCGGATCTGGTGTGTATGGCGCGTCCCTTTTTAGCCGATGCACACTTTGTCAATAAAGCAGCAAGCGGGCAAAGTGAGCGTATTAATACTTGTATTGCTTGTAACCAAGCGTGCTTGGATCAGGTGTTTGCTCAAAAACGTGCCAGCTGCTTAGTTAATCCCAGAGCCTGCTATGAGACTGAGCTTATAATAACGCCTGCGCTAGCACCTAAAAAATTAGCCGTAGTGGGCGCAGGGATGGCGGGGCTAAGCTTTGCTTGCCACGCGGCCGAGCGTGGTCATAACGTCACTTTATTTGAAGCGACGGATAAAATTGGTGGTCAATTTAATTTAGCAAAACACATTCCGGGTAAAGCAGAATTTGCCCAAACGCTGCGCTATTTTAGTCATCATTTAGTCGATACAGGGGTGACGCTGTGCTTAAACACCCTAGCAGAGCTAGACGCGCTGAGCGGCTTTGATGAAGTGATATTAGCCAGTGGTATTACGCCTCGTACCATTACCCTTGAGGGCCACGCTCACTCTAAAGTGGCTACCTATATCGAGGTCTTGACGGGCCAAGTTAAAGTAGGGGAAAAGGTCGCCATTATCGGTGCGGGTGGCATTGGTTTTGATGTCGCCCAGTGGTTGGTGATGGAGGAAGAGCAAACGCTTGAGCAATGGCAGGCACAGTGGGGCATAGATAGTCAGTATCGCCACGCCGGTGGCTTAACTGAGCCCCGTCTTGCGAGGCCCAAGCGCCAAGTGTGGTTATTACAACGTAAAGAGGGCAAACCCGGTAAACGCCTTGGCAAAACCACCGGCTGGATCCATAGAGCCAGCTTGCGCCAACACCAAGTAAAGATGTGGGCGGGAGTGACGTACCATAAGGTAGATGATGCGGGATTGCATGTAGAGTACCAAGGCCAAAAGCTGTGTTTGGCGGTGGATAATGTGATTATTTGTGCCGGACAAATACCCAATCGCGCGCTATTAGCCCCGTTGCAAGCCAAGGGCATGAGCACGCACTTGATCGGGGGTGCCGATGTGGCAACAGAGCTGGATGCTAAGCGCGCTATTGCTCAAGGGCTGGCGCTAGCGTTAAAAATTTAA
- a CDS encoding NAD(P)H nitroreductase, which yields MDALQLLLNRHSNPRLNEPAPAGEQLETIFKAGLRAPDHAGLTPWEFIVFEGEQRQLLGDILANATAAKGNDAEAIEGARKAPLRAPMVITVVAKVTEHDKVPRLEQELSAGCALLSMQMAAQALGFNGIWRTGWFAFDRGVHSELGLKEQDQIVGFLYLGTPQKDLRKVTEHEIAPFVRYFGQ from the coding sequence ATGGACGCTTTGCAACTATTATTGAATCGCCATTCTAATCCGCGCTTAAACGAACCTGCCCCTGCGGGTGAGCAATTAGAGACCATTTTTAAAGCGGGATTGCGCGCGCCGGATCACGCCGGTTTAACGCCGTGGGAATTTATTGTTTTTGAAGGTGAACAGCGCCAGTTACTCGGTGATATTTTAGCCAATGCTACTGCGGCTAAAGGTAATGACGCCGAAGCGATTGAAGGCGCTCGTAAAGCGCCACTGCGCGCACCTATGGTGATCACTGTGGTCGCTAAAGTGACAGAGCACGATAAAGTGCCGCGCTTAGAGCAAGAATTGTCGGCAGGCTGTGCACTGCTATCCATGCAAATGGCGGCGCAAGCGTTAGGCTTTAATGGCATTTGGCGTACCGGCTGGTTTGCCTTTGATCGTGGGGTACATAGCGAGCTAGGGTTAAAAGAACAAGACCAGATTGTGGGCTTCTTATATTTAGGCACGCCGCAAAAAGACCTACGCAAAGTCACTGAGCATGAAATAGCGCCTTTTGTTCGCTACTTTGGCCAGTAA
- the folC gene encoding bifunctional tetrahydrofolate synthase/dihydrofolate synthase yields MMSPQPATHTRSLADWLLVLDELNVAHIELGLARMQVVASRLGLLSLPSHVITVGGTNGKGTTCALIEAMLSAGGISVGVYSSPHLVDYRERVRINGDSPSTTQFCAAFAAVAAARVSADGAPTALTYFEFTTLAALWLFREAAPQVVLLEVGLGGRLDATNVVASDQTVVTTVSLDHTDWLGEERESVGFEKAGIFKAKKPAVCGDAIPPRSLVAHAASMNTPLYCNGRDYHWQVKGASWSFNGLGLELRDLPLPLLPVMNAATALATLALSPFNLNEQVIHQGLRAAQLTGRLQQLSPQLWLDVAHNPESAQYLASQIPRLRQGGRLLAVVGMLKDKDIEHTLSALSELFDSWYLASLPGPRGASAAELAQWQSGACFDSVIDALAGAEHAAQADDVIVVFGSFFTVADVLAARSVITHPTF; encoded by the coding sequence ATAATGAGCCCACAGCCGGCCACTCATACCCGCAGCTTAGCTGATTGGCTATTGGTGTTAGACGAGCTCAATGTGGCGCACATTGAGCTTGGGTTAGCCCGCATGCAAGTGGTGGCAAGTCGCTTAGGTTTGTTAAGTTTGCCAAGCCATGTCATCACAGTGGGGGGGACTAATGGTAAAGGCACCACCTGCGCCTTGATAGAGGCGATGTTAAGTGCCGGTGGTATCAGTGTCGGCGTGTACTCCTCTCCGCATCTAGTGGATTATCGCGAGCGCGTGCGAATTAATGGTGATAGCCCCAGTACGACTCAATTTTGTGCCGCCTTTGCAGCAGTAGCAGCGGCGCGAGTGAGTGCAGACGGAGCGCCCACTGCGTTAACCTATTTTGAATTCACTACTTTAGCTGCGTTATGGCTGTTTCGTGAAGCCGCTCCCCAAGTAGTGTTATTAGAAGTAGGGCTAGGAGGGCGCTTAGATGCCACCAATGTCGTGGCCTCAGATCAAACCGTGGTTACTACAGTTTCGCTCGATCACACCGACTGGTTAGGCGAGGAACGTGAGAGTGTGGGCTTTGAAAAAGCGGGTATTTTTAAAGCGAAAAAGCCCGCCGTGTGCGGTGACGCCATCCCACCGCGCTCCTTAGTTGCTCATGCAGCCAGTATGAATACGCCCTTATATTGCAATGGGCGTGATTATCACTGGCAAGTGAAGGGCGCTAGCTGGTCTTTTAATGGTCTCGGCTTAGAGCTAAGGGATTTGCCGCTACCTCTGTTGCCGGTAATGAATGCTGCCACCGCGCTAGCAACCCTCGCCTTGTCACCTTTTAACCTAAATGAACAGGTTATCCATCAAGGCTTGCGAGCAGCGCAATTAACAGGGCGTTTGCAACAGCTTAGCCCGCAATTATGGCTAGATGTGGCACATAACCCTGAGTCGGCGCAATACTTGGCCAGTCAAATACCCCGTCTGCGCCAAGGTGGCCGATTATTGGCGGTGGTGGGCATGCTTAAAGATAAAGACATTGAGCATACTTTAAGTGCGCTTAGTGAGCTGTTTGATAGTTGGTATTTAGCAAGCTTACCAGGCCCTCGAGGTGCGAGTGCTGCTGAGCTTGCCCAGTGGCAAAGCGGAGCATGCTTTGACTCAGTTATCGATGCACTTGCTGGTGCCGAGCACGCAGCCCAGGCCGACGATGTTATTGTTGTTTTTGGTTCTTTTTTTACCGTGGCCGATGTACTCGCAGCCCGGTCTGTAATAACTCACCCCACATTTTAG
- the truA gene encoding tRNA pseudouridine(38-40) synthase TruA, with the protein MRIALGIEYDGSQYCGWQRQREVPSVQAEVEKALSKIADHPVMVQCAGRTDTGVHGLGQVVHFDTDADRKASAWTLGMNANLPPDIAVRWVKPMNDDFHARFSAIARRYRYIIYNHNMRPAILHSGVSHYVGQLDAERMHAAGQCLLGEHDFTSFRALQCQSHSPVRTILHLNVQRYGDYVVLDIKANAFVHHMVRNIAGTLIKVGLGEAPLQWVQEVLAVRDRRLAGHTAKAGGLYMVAVDYPETFALPKPAVGPLWLPEALR; encoded by the coding sequence ATGCGCATTGCTCTTGGCATCGAGTATGACGGAAGCCAGTATTGTGGCTGGCAACGACAGCGAGAAGTGCCCAGTGTGCAAGCTGAAGTAGAAAAAGCCCTTTCAAAAATTGCCGATCATCCGGTCATGGTTCAATGTGCGGGTCGTACCGACACCGGTGTCCACGGTCTTGGGCAGGTGGTGCATTTTGATACCGACGCCGATCGTAAAGCCAGTGCTTGGACGTTAGGCATGAATGCTAATTTACCGCCAGATATTGCCGTGCGCTGGGTAAAGCCGATGAATGATGATTTTCATGCGCGCTTTAGTGCCATTGCTCGTCGCTATCGTTATATTATTTATAACCATAATATGCGCCCCGCTATTTTACACAGTGGGGTGAGTCATTATGTAGGGCAGCTAGACGCTGAGCGTATGCATGCGGCGGGGCAGTGCTTGTTAGGTGAGCATGACTTTACGTCTTTTAGAGCCTTGCAATGCCAGTCACACAGCCCAGTGCGCACTATTTTACATTTAAATGTGCAACGCTATGGAGATTATGTGGTGCTAGATATTAAGGCCAATGCTTTTGTCCATCATATGGTGCGCAATATCGCCGGCACCTTAATTAAAGTGGGCTTGGGTGAAGCACCGCTGCAATGGGTGCAAGAGGTGTTAGCGGTTCGCGATCGTCGCTTAGCTGGACACACGGCAAAAGCGGGGGGCTTATATATGGTGGCCGTCGATTATCCTGAAACTTTTGCGCTGCCCAAGCCTGCAGTCGGCCCCCTATGGCTACCGGAGGCGCTGCGCTAA
- a CDS encoding 4-phosphoerythronate dehydrogenase has translation MKILADENMPYVHDLFGDWAEIVTCPGREMTPEQLIDIDVLLVRSITRVDAALLAKANRLRFVGTATIGCDHIDTSLLTERGIAFSRAPGCNKVGVGDYVLAALLKVGEHKQWSLADKTIAVVGVGNTGLQVVARAQALGMRVWRCDPFKAQRDPTAFVELAQALTADIVSFHVPITTQGPYPTWHLLDKAAIDCLHPEQVLINACRGEVWDNKALLARQQRGAPLTLVMDVWENEPQVLAPLVPYTLIATPHIAGYSLEGKARGTYALYEALASHYQLELKHSLAQLLPRADFTQVTVNTALTQSCIARLVGLVYDIEKDDARFRAALTAPDFFDRLRKHYPERRELASLQLIGASIDDTAQTLGFKI, from the coding sequence ATGAAAATACTCGCCGACGAAAATATGCCCTACGTTCATGATTTATTTGGTGATTGGGCTGAGATTGTGACTTGCCCCGGTCGAGAGATGACTCCTGAGCAGTTGATTGATATCGATGTATTACTGGTGCGCTCTATTACCCGCGTGGACGCCGCTTTACTTGCTAAAGCTAATCGCTTGCGCTTTGTAGGTACCGCCACCATTGGCTGTGATCACATAGACACCTCGTTATTAACCGAGCGTGGCATTGCTTTTTCCAGGGCGCCCGGCTGTAACAAGGTGGGGGTAGGGGATTACGTATTAGCCGCATTATTAAAGGTAGGCGAACACAAACAGTGGTCACTGGCTGATAAAACCATTGCGGTAGTGGGGGTGGGTAATACCGGCTTACAAGTGGTGGCGCGCGCCCAAGCATTAGGCATGCGAGTGTGGCGTTGTGACCCTTTTAAAGCACAGCGCGACCCGACAGCTTTTGTCGAGTTAGCCCAAGCCTTAACGGCGGATATTGTGAGCTTTCATGTACCTATCACGACTCAAGGCCCTTACCCCACCTGGCATTTATTAGATAAAGCGGCCATTGACTGCTTACACCCTGAGCAAGTATTAATTAACGCTTGTCGGGGAGAGGTGTGGGATAATAAGGCTTTATTAGCACGCCAGCAGCGCGGTGCGCCGCTGACCTTAGTGATGGATGTATGGGAAAATGAACCACAGGTGCTGGCACCGCTTGTGCCCTACACCTTAATAGCAACGCCGCATATTGCCGGTTATAGCTTAGAAGGTAAGGCCAGAGGAACTTATGCTCTTTATGAAGCGCTCGCCTCTCATTATCAGCTGGAGCTAAAACATAGCTTAGCGCAGTTATTACCACGGGCGGACTTTACTCAAGTGACGGTTAATACTGCGCTGACGCAGTCGTGTATCGCCCGTTTAGTGGGCTTGGTTTATGACATTGAAAAAGACGATGCTCGCTTTAGAGCCGCGTTGACTGCGCCTGATTTTTTTGATCGCCTGCGCAAGCATTACCCTGAACGGCGAGAGTTGGCTTCGTTGCAATTAATTGGCGCATCAATCGATGACACAGCGCAGACTTTAGGTTTTAAAATATAA
- a CDS encoding phosphatase PAP2 family protein, producing MNSRIFYILPLLLVLPVAVASLGYQWQWQWFPLLDLDEIPAMFAYSLTLTIDEIGIAIILSLLSVLTLFKWRRRRGQYIVFFFCLMGALGSAFVTKSVAKQFFKEPRPYIVWLAEEGRLTDSNSFYAQLPKTREQWIANSVSDYSEDEVPNWLKLHWQDEVSYSFPSGHSIAAMTIASFYCLLLAYRQRSKWLIAGLSVWAVGVCYSRLLLGLHWPVDILASSILGVMFGSLGAGAFIFWDKRELKLAPPKG from the coding sequence ATGAACTCCCGTATTTTTTATATATTACCGTTATTACTGGTGTTACCGGTGGCCGTTGCCAGCCTTGGCTATCAATGGCAATGGCAGTGGTTTCCTTTGCTCGACTTAGATGAAATACCCGCAATGTTTGCCTATAGCCTAACGCTGACCATAGATGAAATAGGCATCGCTATTATTTTATCACTACTGAGCGTATTGACCTTATTTAAGTGGCGCCGGCGTCGCGGTCAATATATTGTATTTTTCTTTTGTTTAATGGGCGCACTGGGTAGCGCTTTTGTAACGAAATCCGTGGCTAAGCAATTCTTTAAAGAACCTCGTCCTTATATAGTGTGGTTAGCCGAGGAAGGTCGTCTGACTGACAGTAATAGCTTTTATGCGCAGTTACCCAAAACTCGTGAACAATGGATTGCTAATAGCGTCAGTGATTATTCAGAAGACGAAGTACCTAACTGGTTAAAATTACACTGGCAAGATGAGGTCAGTTACTCTTTCCCCTCTGGCCATTCCATTGCCGCCATGACTATCGCTAGCTTTTATTGTTTACTCTTAGCTTATCGCCAGCGTTCTAAATGGCTTATTGCCGGTCTCAGTGTATGGGCGGTGGGAGTGTGTTATTCCCGACTGTTACTGGGTTTACATTGGCCGGTCGATATTTTAGCCAGTAGCATATTAGGCGTCATGTTTGGCAGTTTAGGCGCTGGCGCCTTTATCTTTTGGGATAAACGCGAGCTAAAACTAGCGCCGCCTAAAGGCTGA